One segment of Bacteroides caecimuris DNA contains the following:
- a CDS encoding GNAT family N-acetyltransferase, producing MPLKLTTYYHGKDIPELPGNNAFHSKELFQIYEATPGYTPLLIVATEDGRPVARLLAAIRKAKKWLPSSLVKHCVVYSEGEFLDESFSTNKEKAEEVFGEMLEHLTQEASRSCVLIEFRNLNNSMFGYRVFRANDYFPVNWLRVHNSLHSMKNTEDRFSPSRIRQIKKGLKNGAKVEEAHTVEEIHDFSRMLHKVYSSRIRRYFPANDFFHHMNNILIKGQQAKIFVVKYKEKIIGGSVCIYSGDDAYLWFSGGMKKTYALQYPGVLAVWKALEDARQRGFRHMEFMDVGLPFRKHGYRDFVLRFGGKQSSTRRWFRVNWNWLNKLLIKFYV from the coding sequence ATGCCACTTAAACTAACAACATATTACCATGGGAAGGACATTCCTGAATTGCCGGGAAACAATGCCTTCCATTCCAAAGAGTTATTTCAGATTTATGAAGCGACTCCGGGATATACTCCTTTATTAATAGTGGCAACAGAAGACGGCAGACCTGTGGCACGCCTGCTTGCCGCCATCCGCAAAGCGAAAAAGTGGCTTCCCTCCTCTTTGGTAAAACATTGCGTAGTATATAGCGAAGGTGAATTTCTGGATGAGTCATTTTCGACCAACAAAGAAAAAGCTGAAGAAGTTTTCGGCGAGATGCTCGAACATCTCACACAAGAGGCATCGCGTAGTTGTGTCTTGATCGAATTCCGGAACCTCAACAATTCGATGTTCGGTTACCGGGTTTTCCGTGCCAATGATTATTTCCCTGTCAATTGGTTACGGGTACACAATTCGCTGCACAGTATGAAAAATACGGAAGACCGGTTCAGCCCGTCACGCATCCGTCAGATAAAAAAAGGACTCAAGAATGGAGCTAAAGTAGAGGAAGCACATACCGTGGAAGAGATACACGACTTCTCACGGATGCTGCACAAGGTTTATTCTTCCCGCATACGCAGATACTTCCCTGCCAACGACTTTTTCCATCACATGAACAACATATTAATCAAAGGACAACAGGCAAAAATATTCGTAGTAAAATACAAAGAGAAAATCATCGGCGGTTCCGTCTGTATTTATTCGGGAGACGATGCATACCTTTGGTTTTCGGGAGGAATGAAAAAGACATACGCACTTCAGTATCCGGGGGTACTGGCCGTATGGAAAGCCTTGGAAGATGCGCGCCAGCGGGGATTCCGCCACATGGAATTTATGGATGTAGGACTTCCGTTCCGGAAACACGGTTATCGTGATTTTGTTCTCCGCTTCGGCGGAAAGCAGAGCAGTACCCGCCGCTGGTTTCGTGTCAATTGGAATTGGCTGAACAAACTCTTAATCAAATTTTACGTCTAA
- a CDS encoding beta-class carbonic anhydrase: MVEEILAYNKQFVENKGYESYITNKYPDKKIAILSCMDTRLTALLPAALGIKNGDVKMIKNAGGVISHPFGSVIRSLLVAIFELGVEEIMVIAHSDCGACHMHSEEMIEKMKARGIDPDYIDMMRFCGVDFNSWLDGFEDTEKSVRGTVDFIVHHPLIPSDVTVYGFIIDSTTGELTRIV; this comes from the coding sequence ATGGTAGAAGAAATTTTAGCTTACAATAAGCAATTTGTTGAGAACAAGGGATACGAATCGTATATCACCAATAAATATCCCGATAAGAAAATAGCTATTCTTTCCTGTATGGATACCCGACTGACTGCTTTGCTTCCAGCAGCATTAGGAATTAAGAATGGCGATGTGAAAATGATAAAAAATGCAGGTGGCGTTATTTCCCATCCTTTCGGTAGCGTGATACGTAGTTTGCTCGTTGCTATTTTTGAGTTGGGGGTAGAGGAAATAATGGTGATTGCTCATTCTGACTGTGGAGCTTGCCACATGCACAGTGAAGAAATGATTGAAAAAATGAAAGCACGCGGAATTGATCCGGATTATATTGACATGATGCGTTTCTGCGGAGTTGACTTTAATTCGTGGCTGGATGGTTTCGAAGATACAGAAAAGTCGGTGAGAGGAACGGTTGATTTTATTGTACACCATCCTTTGATTCCTTCAGATGTGACAGTCTACGGGTTTATTATTGATTCTACGACCGGGGAATTAACTCGGATTGTATAG